In the genome of Malania oleifera isolate guangnan ecotype guangnan chromosome 5, ASM2987363v1, whole genome shotgun sequence, the window ATTGACTCAACTTTTGGGCGTCGTTTTCAAGGTCATTTCGACTTCGATTAGGGGCGACCGTACCGGGGGTTACCCACGATTGGTAATGACACAACTAGAGCAGATCaatgagatttttgaaaattcaaagaaaaaaaaaaaaactttttgctATTCTCATTGACGAAGCAGATCAATGACAGTTTTATTGCTACCGGTAGACTCGATTACCGAACCCCTTTACATCACTTTCTCACCTTTTTCAGGGAATATAAAACGAGAGAAAACGGGGATGAAAAGGGCATGCTAGGATAAGCCGATAAGGCGCTAAAACGACACCGTCTCACTCACTGTCTCACATTGACAAATGATAATACATCGTGTGGTCGAATGGCACGAGATTTCCAAATTTTGATAAACTTTAAGGCTGTGTTTTGACGACGCCTTCAATTGTAAAAGAAATTAGAAACAAACATGAGGGAGAACAGGCTTACTTATATTTATCTATCATTTCCTCAGGAGAAAATGAACAGGGCAAACAAATAACATGACATATAAAGGTAGTGAAGTaggaataagaaaaaaataaattttacaaataGACAGTATCCTAAATAAGAAAATCAGAAATCTTCATCCCTTTTGAACACATGAGTTCCTCCATTCCCGTTCAAGCTCGACATCACCGAAGCCTTCTGGTACTACCCAACCCTCTTCTCGAAAAAATTGGTCTTTCCTGCAGAGAGATCAGCTCCATCTAATCAAACGGGTTTGGAATGTTGTAGATTTTGCTGTATCCCAATGCACACAGGAGCCGATCAGCCACAACCTCGATGTATTGGCTCATCAGATGACCGTTCATCCCCACGAGGGTGCAACGCAACACGTTGCACACGAACTCCCGCTCTATGTTCATTGCGTCGGAGACGATTCCCTTGACTCGCTCCTTACTCAACTTCAACCTCAGTAACCCGTACAACAAACACTCGAAATTGCAGTGTAAGCCTTCGTCACGGGAGATTAGCTTGTTCGAGAAAGTCAACCCTAGCATCAACTCGCGCTTCTTCAGCCAAAATATGGCGCAAGCTGTCAAGAAATAAGATACCCTCGACGAAGGCCATGGTGAGGATATGATCAGCGAACGTTTCTGAGCTGTCTATCCACTGGAGGACCCAATCGGCCTTCTTGGCGACGCAGGGGACGATATCGACTGTGTGGAAGAGCTTGTTCTTTTCGTTTGGATCCCTGATATACGAGGAGTAGACTGTACATCTCAGAGTGGATGTTCTCGATGGTGATCTGAAAGCCGTAAAAGGCGCGGGCCTCGGCAACCTGAACCTCCTTCATGAACCTTCCGGCGAGGTTCTCGAGGACGATACCGTTGGAGGCACTGAAGAAAGTGAGGACGTGAATAATGAAGTGCCTTTCGTTGCCGGTGAGTGCCTCTCAGTGGTTGAGGTCCTGGAAGAGAACGACCTCCTCGGCGGTCCAGAACCATGCCTCAGCCTTCTTGTACATTTGCTAAATCTACGGGTACCGAATCGGGAACACGAACCGATCTGGGTTTGGAGCCAGCAAGGGCTCTTTCGGCATTGATTGGAAGCTCTACTGCAAAAATCCCAATTGGAAAACCAACACTAGCAATTAAAATTTGAAGATTGAGAGGGAAATAAGAATATAAAAGCAGAAATGGGCTTTGAAATTTATAGGGCGATGAGAATTTCACAGGAAGTTTTGAATGAAAGCGTGGGCGGGTGATTTGAATTTTGGGGAGAAGCTTGCGGGAGAATGAACCTACCGAATAGGGGGTGGGATGAGGGCAGCTTCGGCATTTCTCCGTGATTATTTTTCTTCCCCACTATGTCCTCCGCATTGATGGAGGGTAAAACGGTCATTCCATAAAATATTCAAATTACATAAAGAGCCTTCTAGAGAGGGGCAATTTAACGAATTGTGAGAGCGTAATTTATGGAAGTTTCATAAATTCGAGAGTGCAAAAATATCTCTACAAATTTGGATTTAGGTCGGGCTTTGGTCAGCACCAATTTTTTCGGAAAACCGTGGTATGGGCTGcaagtaggggtgtacaaaatttaccgaaaaaccgagaaccggaccgaaaccgaaccgtTTGAAGCTTCGGTTTGGTTTTTCGGTTTCGGTAATCGGTTTCggttttgtatatataaaaaatagattttcggttttggtttcggtttcactcaaaaaccgaaccataaaaaccgaaaaccgattataattttaaaataattatctatgggaactttgattacaagtacatgaaaaagaaattatacctatattaattttttaatttaaattattgacTCATATTTTTCGAAGGAGTGGGGAAGGATTTTATAAAGGAGAATGAGAACAAAAACTTCCCGTTTTGGCCATATGGGATGAGTGCTTGGGAAGAACCGAACCACCAGCTTGCTACAGTGCTACTACCACAGCAGGCGCTAGGcatcatcttctccatctcctgcctCCTGGTAACCTGCACACTGCACAGTGCCGACAGCCGAGTGCCGACGGCCATGCCCTCCAAGTCTTCGACACTTACGCCCACACCAGCGACGCTCACGCCCACCGCCCACGCCAGTCGCCAACGCCCACATCTCCACGATGCTCACGCCCACCGCACACTGCCTGTGCACAGTGCCGACTACCATGCTCTCCGAGTCTCCGACGCTCACGCCCACCGCCCACGCCAGTCGCCAACGCCCACCCCACATCTCCACGCCGACACAGTCACACACTGCAACGCCCAGTCGCCCACGCTCAcgctcacacagacacacacagcaacgcccacactcacgctcacacagacacacacagcaacgcccacactcacgctcacacagacacacacaggcACACTGGACACAGCAACTCCCACATCTCCACACAGCAACGCCCACGCTCACACACAGGCACACAGCAATGCCCGTCGCCCAAGCCAGTCGCTCACGGTCACACCCACATTATCTTTGTGCTCTGGCCGTCCCACATCGattggaaatgggaagaaaaaattttcctcaccctatttaTTGAAGTTGCATCTACTTATTCACTTACGTGCTGGGCTTTTCACTCAAAGTCGTGGCCCAGTTGGCCGTGGCCCAGCCCAGTTGGTCGTGGCCCAATTGGCCGTGGCCTGACTTGGCTGGCTTTATTTAATTACGTTTTTATATTGTTtgtttaaaatttgataaaaccgaattaatcgaaccgaaccgtaaaataaacggtttggtttggttttaaaccGACGGTATACGGTTCGGTTGCGATTCAGTAGTTTTAAAAACTGATAGGTTCGGTTCGGTTGACGGTTTTGGTaataaccgaaccgaactgaACCATGTACACCCCTAGCTGCAGTGCTCTTATCATGAATATGGGCCCTGAATTGGGTTTGATGGTCCACGTGTGAGGATAATGGGCCGACACGATGGGCGTTGCCCAACACACGTATTGGGCGGGTTGGCTCGCGAGGGCATGTTTGATCCACACGGAGAGATCAAACGTGGCAATAATaacaaaagtaataataataataatataggaaaataattaatactaataatagtgaaaataataataataataataataaataatataaataatgacaataaaaataataataatatagtatcaatactaataataatagtgataataaaataataatattaaaaataaggtaataataataataatagtgaaaataataagagaccccttgttctatctggTTAGGGTAAAAATAGTGTGTCTACAGTTGCCCTTTTTTGTAAGCTTTGTTACTTTAATGTAATGGTAGGAACTCTTCCACGTTTTTTTGTAGCAataagcctgcaaagataaacaAATCTCAtgcaacaaaacaaataaaagataaacaacatgCATCATAAACCAAAACTAACGGGAAATcagttaaacatacctcatataagtcgtactcaTTTTCTCCCGTTTATACAACTCATTGATAACTCTATGGAGTTGACTATTATTTGTAAataaactattcctccccataacaCATTAACACCTTGACGAGTCAAGACATCTGTCACTTTTTTATAttctctataccaatgctttatcgataagtctactccctccaataaaagATTGGACGAATCTAGATTTTATTAATTCTTCAAAGAAAATTGGTGAAACTCACCGCCCCGTGACATTACAAGTTCATTTGGAAATAGGAGAGAAAGTGAAGTAGCATAGGCCCCACATGCCATCTTCTCACCTCTTGCCATATGGTACCCGTGATGGTCACCAACCTGTGAAAAATAGCATTACTCTTCTTTAAAGCCAATAGGCTTTTGCATGTGACCGATACTAGaaagatattattttattttttagaggaTAAAATTAAGGAAAGTTGTCATCCTAGAAAtgaaactttttgaaataatatCATGTTTGCCCACCAAATAAATTTTAGCAATTTTATTTGAGGACTTCAATTGGTAAAGTGCCTGTTCCTTGTAGAAAAAACCTGTGTGTcataaacataaataaaatcaagttaaatCTGTTAAATATATGTAATTGGAAAAATCTTCTCTAATTTGATAACATACAtggaaattaaaatttatataatattatgatatctTAAAATAGAAATATTTGATGGCACAAACAAAGGTTAATAAGAAATAGGAAAAAGCATGGCTAATATGGTAagctataattttttaaaatatttaagtaaTTTCATTAATAAATGTGGCTTTTAAAGCCTTGTGACTACTCCAACTCTATATAAAGCACAAGCCTCATATTCAATCCACTATCAAATTTATTTTAGTGCCCGAATAGAGAGAGCAATTTAGGCGTAAGAAAAGCAAGAGTGAAAGAACAAAATGATTCTTACTTCCACTTTGAAATTTTTGGCATCCATGGTGGATGGTTCGTTGCTTTTGGAAGATTTCAACTGGAAGGAATTTTGTTTGAAGAtgaaagaagaaaggaagaattttGTTTGTGGCAAGTCACTCAACATCACTTAGATGAGTGgtgcattttaaaattttacttttatACAAGTTATATATGCCTTCTGGCTTTATATAGTTCTCGAATGTGaacctcttcttttttttcttttcgattgttgaaaattatgagccttctatttacttttttttctcttaaatttcatgtatttatttttactttaaaaaaaaaaaaaaatgatatcgAATGAACATGGAGTAATTGCTCCTGTGAAGAAGAGTAAGATTAGATGGGGAATAATTttactctcccttttgttttatcttgtaaccacggtattcctctgccaaaagtgagggtatattaataaataaatggaggtgccgacctctttttttaaaaaataaaaataaaaggatggggaataatttgaataaaaaatttctattttatgCTTGTTGTTTAAACACATTTCGTACGAATTTGAACATAAGACTTATTTGAAATGATAGCATTATATTACTTCAAAAGTTAGATGTTTTGAGCTTTGGCAATGTGTTTTGTTAGCGTAATTGTGTTAAACAGCTAACATTCAATCTCATGAAATAATTTTAGGAAGTTGAGTAATATAAGGGATGTTGAATTAGCATAAATTATTCAATCAGATCTATAGTCAGCATATATGGATCTATAAACCACCTGTATGACTGCAAGTGCTAGAGCTAATTGGTGTTATTAATCTCAAAAGAAGATTGAAAATAAGTTACTCCACGCTCGTTTCATTGAACTAATAAAGTCAAACTAGGGCAAGATGAAATGGGATGCACAAAAACAACATTCTACATATTTATATCTCTTCCATCAATTACATTTGAATTGATGACTTAgtgtccctttttttttttttgtcaaggGGCATCtaagagggtgggtgaattgaATGGGTATTATTTCAATTTAGGGTATGCTAACAACATAAGGACGAGCTTCAACTTAATGGGATGGGAGTTAGGAACTTGCAATGGGAGAGATGAGTTATTTTCCATTAGCTCAAGATTAGTGTGGGTttctaaaaataccaaaaaaagaaaaagaaagatgcaaaacACCCCTTCTAGCTTCCATTGATCACAACCCCAAGTACAAACTAGAAACTATATACCAAACATCTCACTGTGCAAGTCAAGATCTTTTGTCACGACCggctcattttccacatatatattttttttaataatatcatcataaaatcaataccacacatctcacaccctaactcagcaggtcacaatccacttagacccgtgggtaccagggatacatcagaacatacagcagaagcctatgcagcagaaaatgtataatcatatacataccatcatatcatacatcacaatgtaccagagttactacaatcactgtacttccatatatacttcccaaaaatgaaatctagagACAATTCCTACAAAACCATACTATCCTTACCAAACACTTACCCtgcaaaaagggcagataaaccacaTTTTATCAGCGGgacttttctcgctctcctatctaggactcctgaaaaatttgtaaagtttaggggtgagacacctctcagtaagggaaataaactaatactagtgtgtgacaacatgagtattctgtgttcaacatatatcatacacaacatgttcaatactgtttatcaaatatgggaaaacatacatataccatcaaaacatgatagaacatactgcatttttcataatcatatttcatctcatataataataataacataaaaacatttctggtaagttagctggctgttgtcatgtattaccctcacatgactgggttgtgtggcccgaaggcgagacctgacaatggttggccgaccactgccaagtcaaacagtagtctgtaggtctgatgggtctgccagacctggtttgtacaccaggggcgatcagcacacttcttataaaccacatcgaccatccaatctgaCACCACTCCGCACAGCGacgttaatacaaatatcatgatcacgaagactatggacacatagcaacggtaccgtgcaagtgctagcctaaaccaagccaaccaggttctgatatcatatacatatactaaaatcgtaatacatggatatctcatatcattaattttcgcATTAACcatatcattttgcacatatacatatattatgaaaatcatcggctcatacgtcgacaaatcatagcacaacttgtacgctggcaaatcacatccacatagcacggcccgtatgctggcaaatcatatccacatagcacgccTCGTACGTCGAAaaatcatatccacatagcacggcctgtacgtcggcaaatcatataaaaatctcggcccgtaggccggttttccatcataaaaatccatatcattcacatttccagaaatagtatctcatacattttatactcataccacacaaacggattttcacatatttaatCATACGATCaatttcacagtattttgcaaatataaaacatatatatatatatatatataaatatatatacattttccgcaaatcagatgctaaatatatatacatacattttctcaaaacaaaactaactttaTTTATCCCCTAACCTGACTCTTGcaaagctcctaagaaaatcttccctacacctgcagggttcctaactcaacaccttgaagaTGAAAacctccagtattaaacttcaatatttttatgtgcataacatttcttataactactgttaagtcaaattcgacttaaaaagccttacctcaacttagggatgattcccaacattacaaattcaacacccctggaaatgaaaatttccagtattaaagttcagtatttctaagcgtataacacttttctcaactgtcataaatccaaatattgagtaaaaagtcttactttggatttgggatgaaatctaacttcgtttccctgacgatccgcttcagcagacttgtagagaatttcgctaggagcgtcgtggtgattTCGGATTGTTGATtcggcgtaaaactggcccgaaatcgaagagagagagagtcgtagaagagagagagagagagagagagagagagaacaatggGGTTTCCTGAAGAGGCTTGTACAatcatatatattaatattataataatttactaATTGAAGCAAAACTTCTTGGAGAAACTTgtacaacaatatatatatatatatatatatatatatatatacctttaacttatatatattacatatatatcataataacttatatatatatatatatatatatatatatagacacacacacacacacatatatatatatatatatatttttttccttatcatactattcattttacttgttaatttaattaatttattttattttattattttattattattattttttttaattttatttttcccagtTACTACACCTTTTATTGCAATCATATTGTAAACCTTCGAAATCATGCCAAATTGCACCAATTTTGAGAATCATATGTTCAGGtctttcattttcaattttgtCTCATGTACTTGGTGTCTTGTAGTCTAATAAGTTAAATAACAAGCACATTCAAATTAAAGAACTAAATTAAAAAGTAGGACAAATAATTTTATCCCATATTTGGAAAtgccttgaatttgaatttatgttaaatttggatgaaatgTAATacgaaattattaaaaatttgtttaaccactcaaattcaaatccaagattCAAAATTTATGCTCCTAAACACAGCATTATAGTGATTCAGTTACAGGTGAACCTATGCTTACTCCTTAAAAACTTGAGCTTCTCCATTATCACCCCTAATTTGTACatgaaggaagaaattttttactTATGAGTTTGTGACCCTCGTTTGTAGAAGAAACTctctttcttaaaaaaaaaaaaaaatttattcaactcAACTCCTCAAATCAGTAGAAAAGGGGAGAACGAGTGAAAAAAATGGatgacaaaattttattttatttttccacaaTTAATGAGAAGTCTAAGAAGGTGTCTCAACTAAGCACTGAACAAAGTAATTCTTTTGTATGTCTACTCCAACATTTGAATGCTAGCTAGCTTTTATGTCTTAACTCAGCAATTAGTCATTCTTTTAGGCATTTTTAAAAACAATTGATGGTGCTTCATAAGTTGTCTGAGAAAAAATGCCACAAAGTACTATTTTTTCTCTTGCATTCAAAATGTTTTTCTCTAGAAGATGCATCAAAACCCTACAAGATTTAACTAAGACAACATCTACCCAAGTTTTAATTAAGAAACATTAAATCAAGGAAAATGATATAACATTGGTTATAAATAAAGGTTTGGGTGTTTAGTCAAGATATTTCACATAAAGATCCTACCAATAAATGAATTCaaattattttcctttatttaaaaaattatacgAAAAGTAATCATTTGAATTCACGAGATAAGATTATAAATTTGTTAGAGATATTTATGTAATAACTTTTAAGTTTTTTGTAGTAATCTATTTAAAGAAACAATATGTTATGAGAGAAAAATATTCAAAGCAAATTAACCAAGATAATAATTTCAAATTTCCAAAAAAGCTAGTATTAGATAATGCAATTTGTTACATTTACAAATTCTTCCTATCTCTCAatcatattaaataatttaatttgtTACATTTACAAACAACCCCTCACATATGAGGAACAATTTTGTGACAAACCATCAATTAATTAAGATGCCTTTATTCAATTTCTTAcaagattaaatttttatttgcatAGAAAGGAGAATTGTTGCATTAGATATTCCTATGATATCAACTATATATATCTatgtataaatgtatatatatattagatccCGCTCCGTCGGGCTTCGAGTCCGACGACGACCTGTCGGCACCTGGCTGGTTGTCCGGCGTCGGCGGCATCCGCACCGGGTAGTTGATGTAGTCACTGGGGCCCACGAACTCGCCGGACATGTCCAAGTCGTTGCCCGCGACAGGCTGACGACGCGGCCGCTCGACGTCCGGCGAGCGAATTTCACTGCCTGAGGTGGCCGGCCGGCGGTCGACGGCGACGCTGACAGTTTCTTCGTTGGTGAGTTTGAATGGTCACCAGTTTTCTTCTATTTCTGTTACTGTTCTTCCCTTCTTTCAAGCTTGGCCTCTCGATTTCTCTTTTGGTAATTCCAAGTATTGAAACTCCCAACTTCCATAACCGTTACCAGGACATGATCCGCGGCGCCTGCCGATATACCCGGGTGATTCCAAATGAAAATTTCGGAGAAACAAAAAACACCAAACCCACATCCGCGTTGATTTCCAATGTAATGTAAGATTATTTGTCAAATTTCTATTATTTATCATTGATTATTGAAGTTATTATGCCCATACGAATCAAGATTTTAGGGCATCTTCTATTTTGATTTCATCCCCTTGTCTTCCTCACCCAGAAATCTGTAAAGAAATTGCCTAAAAACCAATATGATTGATTGTTAAAATAAACTTTCTGAATCGAAAGAATTTGCATTTATCGGAATCAGAAGCTCTTTCTGCAGATTATCCAACCGAGGTGTGTTTCTCTGTTTCTGTCCCCCTGCCCTAAAATTCAAGTTGATGTTTTACCCTAtttattgatttttgattcatgTATTGTTGCTTTCTTTTCTGGGATTTAGTTAACATGAATTACTTGTCTTTCTTTTGCTTTTGTTTCGAAATCacattcaaaaattattttcttaaatgAGGCCTTGTGTTCTTCTTCTGACTTCTCTAGGTTATTTGAAAATTGCCTTCTTGGTGGCTTAAGCACTGGCTTTGTCATTTTGCTTCATTTTGATCTCCAGAACAGTGATGATTATTTCTTTGTCATTCAAGTTGAAAGAATCAACTTGGGTCAATTAGAGcaattttaaatgtttttaagaaggatttttttttttttttaaattgatttcCTACTCAGCTGAAGAAGATGAGTCGATGCAGAATACATATAGCAAGGACAGTGAAACTGATGCTTTGTATTATTGCGATAATGATAATGGCGATTGCTGCAAATGCATCAGATGGAAATGATGTTTTTGATCCTTGTTCAGATGCAAAGGTTCAAAGATGGGATGGTTTTACCTTTGGTCTTGCATTTTCAGGAAGAGATTCGTTCTTCTTCAACCAGACTCAACTTTCTCCCTGTGATCGTCGTCTTACATTGACTCAACTAGCCATTTTTAGGCCAAAGGTTGATGAGATCTCTGTGCTCACCATCAACGGCAGTACTTTCAATCCGGTATGTCATGTCCTACAAGATTCTTTCAATGTTGAAATGCTTTCCTTGTGAATTATTTGTGTTGCCTTTTGAGAGTGTACTCCCAAACCATAACCTTATCACAATGTGATATGTTTGTACCATTTCAAATTTTGGAAACATCCTGTATAATGCAGGTTGTTATCTTCTTGTCCAAGGCATAGGTCAAGCCTTTGTTCCTAACTTCTTTCATTGCTATGTTTCTTTCAAAatcagaaaatttatttttatctgTAGGATATCTTTATCACGAGGGATTGAACCCATGTGTCTTCTGGACATTTATTTTAAGCGTCTGTTAATTTTCGAAAAGCAGCTTATTTTAACCTTAACTCACTACACTACTGGATTTTCACTCTTAGATTCAAAAATCCAGTTGGCATATTGATATTTCAAGGATCATAGGTGCTTAAGCTCACATCCACAAAACATGTACATAGGGAGTTCGTAGTGTGAAAGACTAGCACCGGACATATCATTCATAAGTCATTATTTAGACATATGGcttaaaatttcatatacattttagGACTCTTGAAACTTTTTTCTGGGTGCAAAAGCAACGTATTGTAACCATTGAAACCAAATATAACAAAATGCTTGCAATCTAACAGTGTGTTTTTACGAACATCTCAGAGCATGTACGGTGGGTATGTGGTAGCATTTGCAGGACGGAAATATGCTGCAAGATCAATGCCAGTGTTTGTTGCAGACAATAGCCATACCATAACTAGTCTTACTCTTGTAATCTCCCTAGACCTTGGCgtcctttatttttcatatacataGTGTGTAAACATATGTGTGTGTGGGCGTGTGCACATGCAAATAGGGATATCATTAATGAATTTGTGTTTTAACATATGTGCAGGTCCTCGAATTCCAAAAGGGCACtctccaaaatctgtattggaAGAAGTTTGGGTGTGATTCATGCCCTGCCTCCTCGGTTTGCCTTGATAACCAAGATTGT includes:
- the LOC131155402 gene encoding uncharacterized protein LOC131155402 isoform X2; this encodes MSRCRIHIARTVKLMLCIIAIMIMAIAANASDGNDVFDPCSDAKVQRWDGFTFGLAFSGRDSFFFNQTQLSPCDRRLTLTQLAIFRPKVDEISVLTINGSTFNPSMYGGYVVAFAGRKYAARSMPVFVADNSHTITSLTLVLEFQKGTLQNLYWKKFGCDSCPASSVCLDNQDCAIPSPKCKSHGGSADCNLGIQLTFSGTDKNDDVLNSWYEVKNLRQYSLYGLYSDLRNSFTSPFGSLF
- the LOC131155402 gene encoding uncharacterized protein LOC131155402 isoform X1, producing the protein MIRGACRYTRVIPNENFGETKNTKPTSALISNLKKMSRCRIHIARTVKLMLCIIAIMIMAIAANASDGNDVFDPCSDAKVQRWDGFTFGLAFSGRDSFFFNQTQLSPCDRRLTLTQLAIFRPKVDEISVLTINGSTFNPSMYGGYVVAFAGRKYAARSMPVFVADNSHTITSLTLVLEFQKGTLQNLYWKKFGCDSCPASSVCLDNQDCAIPSPKCKSHGGSADCNLGIQLTFSGTDKNDDVLNSWYEVKNLRQYSLYGLYSDLRNSFTSPFGSLF